A single Vicugna pacos chromosome 15, VicPac4, whole genome shotgun sequence DNA region contains:
- the NDUFAF7 gene encoding protein arginine methyltransferase NDUFAF7, mitochondrial isoform X4, which yields MSVLVRAGVWPLRAARAVIPCFWRGKYFSSGKEPAENNLVTPMLRHLIYKIKSTGPITVAEYMKEVLTNPAKLLGIWFISEWIATGKTAAFQLVELGPGRGTLSGDILRVFSQLGSVLKNCDISVHLVEVSQKLSEIQALTLTEEKVPLERDAGAPVYMKGATKSGIPISWYRDLQDIPKGFSFYLAHEFFDVLPVHKFQKTPHGWREVLIDIDPHVSDKLRFVLAPCATPAEAFIQCDETRDHVEVCPDAGVIIQELSERIAVTGGAALIADYGHDGTKTDTFRGFCGHKLHDVLIAPGTADLTADVDFSYLRRMAQGKVASLGPIQQQTFLKNMGIDVRLKVLLDKSDEPSLRQQLLQGYDMLMNPKEMGERFNFFALLPHQRLHGRNHQINALQSEPSPSPVAGFSELVWR from the exons ATGAGCGTCCTCGTGAGGGCCGGCGTCTGGCCGCTGAGAGCCGCGCGCGCAG TCATTCCGTGTTTTTGGAGAGGAAAGTACTTCAGCTCCGGGAAGGAACCTGCAGAAAACAACCTGGTGACTCCTATGCTGCGACATCTTATATACAAAATTAAGTCTACTGGTCCCATCACCGTGGCCGAGTACATGAAGGAGGTCTTGACCAACCCAGCCAAG CTTCTAGGAATATGGTTCATTAGTGAATGGATAGCCACTGGAAAAACTGCAGCTTTCCAACTGGTGGAACTGGGCCCAGGCAGGGGTACCCTCTCAGGAGATATTTTGAGG gtgtTTAGTCAGCTTGGATCTGTGCTGAAAAACTGTGACATTTCAGTACATCTGGTAGAGGTGAGCCAAAAATTAAGTGAGATTCAAGCATTAACATTGACTGAAGAGAAGGTCCCATTAGAGCGAGATGCTGGAGCCCCAGTATACATGAAAGGTGCCACTAAGTCTGGAATTCCAATTTCCTGGTACCGAGATCTGCAGGATATTCCAAAAG gGTTCAGCTTTTATCTTGCACATGAATTTTTTGATGTTCTTCCTGTGCATAAGTTTCAG AAGACACCACATGGATGGCGAGAGGTCCTCATTGATATTGATCCACATGTGTCTGATAAGCTGAGGTTTGTTTTGGCACCTTGTGCCACCCCAGCAGAAGCCTTCATACAA TGTGATGAAACAAGGGATCACGTGGAAGTGTGTCCTGATGCAGGTGTTATTATTCAGGAACTTTCTGAACGCATTGCAGTAACTGGAGGTGCTGCTCTGATTGCTGATTATGGTCATGATGGAACGAAGACCGATACCTTCAGA GGGTTTTGTGGCCACAAGCTTCACGATGTCCTGATTGCCCCAGGAACAGCAGACCTAACAGCTGACGTGGACTTCAGTTACTTGCGCCGAATGGCACAGGGAAAAGTAGCTTCTCTGGGTCCAATACaacagcaaacatttttaaaaaatatgggcATTGATGTCCGGCTGAAg gttcttttaGATAAATCAGATGAACCATCATTGAGGCAGCAGTTACTTCAGGGATATGATATGTTAATGAACCCTAAGGAGATGGGAGAAAGATTTAACTTTTTTGCCTTGCTACCTCATCAGAGACTTCATGGTAGGAATCATCAGATAAATGCATTGCAGTCAGAACCCTCTCCATCACCTGTCGCTGGGTTTAGTGAACTTGTTTGGCGGTGA
- the NDUFAF7 gene encoding protein arginine methyltransferase NDUFAF7, mitochondrial isoform X3: MSVLVRAGVWPLRAARAVIPCFWRGKYFSSGKEPAENNLVTPMLRHLIYKIKSTGPITVAEYMKEVLTNPAKLLGIWFISEWIATGKTAAFQLVELGPGRGTLSGDILRVFSQLGSVLKNCDISVHLVEVSQKLSEIQALTLTEEKVPLERDAGAPVYMKGATKSGIPISWYRDLQDIPKGFSFYLAHEFFDVLPVHKFQKTPHGWREVLIDIDPHVSDKLRFVLAPCATPAEAFIQCDETRDHVEVCPDAGVIIQELSERIAVTGGAALIADYGHDGTKTDTFRGFCGHKLHDVLIAPGTADLTADVDFSYLRRMAQGKVASLGPIQQQTFLKNMGIDVRLKVLLDKSDEPSLRQQLLQGYDMLMNPKEMGERFNFFALLPHQRLHDDNLRRTKVVQEVSVHNMKSFLAEVSSLITKDLLPCHLDWEP; encoded by the exons ATGAGCGTCCTCGTGAGGGCCGGCGTCTGGCCGCTGAGAGCCGCGCGCGCAG TCATTCCGTGTTTTTGGAGAGGAAAGTACTTCAGCTCCGGGAAGGAACCTGCAGAAAACAACCTGGTGACTCCTATGCTGCGACATCTTATATACAAAATTAAGTCTACTGGTCCCATCACCGTGGCCGAGTACATGAAGGAGGTCTTGACCAACCCAGCCAAG CTTCTAGGAATATGGTTCATTAGTGAATGGATAGCCACTGGAAAAACTGCAGCTTTCCAACTGGTGGAACTGGGCCCAGGCAGGGGTACCCTCTCAGGAGATATTTTGAGG gtgtTTAGTCAGCTTGGATCTGTGCTGAAAAACTGTGACATTTCAGTACATCTGGTAGAGGTGAGCCAAAAATTAAGTGAGATTCAAGCATTAACATTGACTGAAGAGAAGGTCCCATTAGAGCGAGATGCTGGAGCCCCAGTATACATGAAAGGTGCCACTAAGTCTGGAATTCCAATTTCCTGGTACCGAGATCTGCAGGATATTCCAAAAG gGTTCAGCTTTTATCTTGCACATGAATTTTTTGATGTTCTTCCTGTGCATAAGTTTCAG AAGACACCACATGGATGGCGAGAGGTCCTCATTGATATTGATCCACATGTGTCTGATAAGCTGAGGTTTGTTTTGGCACCTTGTGCCACCCCAGCAGAAGCCTTCATACAA TGTGATGAAACAAGGGATCACGTGGAAGTGTGTCCTGATGCAGGTGTTATTATTCAGGAACTTTCTGAACGCATTGCAGTAACTGGAGGTGCTGCTCTGATTGCTGATTATGGTCATGATGGAACGAAGACCGATACCTTCAGA GGGTTTTGTGGCCACAAGCTTCACGATGTCCTGATTGCCCCAGGAACAGCAGACCTAACAGCTGACGTGGACTTCAGTTACTTGCGCCGAATGGCACAGGGAAAAGTAGCTTCTCTGGGTCCAATACaacagcaaacatttttaaaaaatatgggcATTGATGTCCGGCTGAAg gttcttttaGATAAATCAGATGAACCATCATTGAGGCAGCAGTTACTTCAGGGATATGATATGTTAATGAACCCTAAGGAGATGGGAGAAAGATTTAACTTTTTTGCCTTGCTACCTCATCAGAGACTTCATG
- the NDUFAF7 gene encoding protein arginine methyltransferase NDUFAF7, mitochondrial isoform X2, giving the protein MSVLVRAGVWPLRAARAVIPCFWRGKYFSSGKEPAENNLVTPMLRHLIYKIKSTGPITVAEYMKEVLTNPAKGYYVHRDMLGEEGDFITSPEISQIFGELLGIWFISEWIATGKTAAFQLVELGPGRGTLSGDILRVFSQLGSVLKNCDISVHLVEVSQKLSEIQALTLTEEKVPLERDAGAPVYMKGATKSGIPISWYRDLQDIPKGFSFYLAHEFFDVLPVHKFQKTPHGWREVLIDIDPHVSDKLRFVLAPCATPAEAFIQELSERIAVTGGAALIADYGHDGTKTDTFRGFCGHKLHDVLIAPGTADLTADVDFSYLRRMAQGKVASLGPIQQQTFLKNMGIDVRLKVLLDKSDEPSLRQQLLQGYDMLMNPKEMGERFNFFALLPHQRLHDDNLRRTKVVQEVSVHNMKSFLAEVSSLITKDLLPCHLDWEP; this is encoded by the exons ATGAGCGTCCTCGTGAGGGCCGGCGTCTGGCCGCTGAGAGCCGCGCGCGCAG TCATTCCGTGTTTTTGGAGAGGAAAGTACTTCAGCTCCGGGAAGGAACCTGCAGAAAACAACCTGGTGACTCCTATGCTGCGACATCTTATATACAAAATTAAGTCTACTGGTCCCATCACCGTGGCCGAGTACATGAAGGAGGTCTTGACCAACCCAGCCAAG gGATATTATGTGCACCGTGACATGCTAGGAGAAGAAGGAGATTTTATTACTTCACCTGAAATAAGTCAGATCTTTGGGGAG CTTCTAGGAATATGGTTCATTAGTGAATGGATAGCCACTGGAAAAACTGCAGCTTTCCAACTGGTGGAACTGGGCCCAGGCAGGGGTACCCTCTCAGGAGATATTTTGAGG gtgtTTAGTCAGCTTGGATCTGTGCTGAAAAACTGTGACATTTCAGTACATCTGGTAGAGGTGAGCCAAAAATTAAGTGAGATTCAAGCATTAACATTGACTGAAGAGAAGGTCCCATTAGAGCGAGATGCTGGAGCCCCAGTATACATGAAAGGTGCCACTAAGTCTGGAATTCCAATTTCCTGGTACCGAGATCTGCAGGATATTCCAAAAG gGTTCAGCTTTTATCTTGCACATGAATTTTTTGATGTTCTTCCTGTGCATAAGTTTCAG AAGACACCACATGGATGGCGAGAGGTCCTCATTGATATTGATCCACATGTGTCTGATAAGCTGAGGTTTGTTTTGGCACCTTGTGCCACCCCAGCAGAAGCCTTCATACAA GAACTTTCTGAACGCATTGCAGTAACTGGAGGTGCTGCTCTGATTGCTGATTATGGTCATGATGGAACGAAGACCGATACCTTCAGA GGGTTTTGTGGCCACAAGCTTCACGATGTCCTGATTGCCCCAGGAACAGCAGACCTAACAGCTGACGTGGACTTCAGTTACTTGCGCCGAATGGCACAGGGAAAAGTAGCTTCTCTGGGTCCAATACaacagcaaacatttttaaaaaatatgggcATTGATGTCCGGCTGAAg gttcttttaGATAAATCAGATGAACCATCATTGAGGCAGCAGTTACTTCAGGGATATGATATGTTAATGAACCCTAAGGAGATGGGAGAAAGATTTAACTTTTTTGCCTTGCTACCTCATCAGAGACTTCATG
- the NDUFAF7 gene encoding protein arginine methyltransferase NDUFAF7, mitochondrial isoform X1 — protein sequence MSVLVRAGVWPLRAARAVIPCFWRGKYFSSGKEPAENNLVTPMLRHLIYKIKSTGPITVAEYMKEVLTNPAKGYYVHRDMLGEEGDFITSPEISQIFGELLGIWFISEWIATGKTAAFQLVELGPGRGTLSGDILRVFSQLGSVLKNCDISVHLVEVSQKLSEIQALTLTEEKVPLERDAGAPVYMKGATKSGIPISWYRDLQDIPKGFSFYLAHEFFDVLPVHKFQKTPHGWREVLIDIDPHVSDKLRFVLAPCATPAEAFIQCDETRDHVEVCPDAGVIIQELSERIAVTGGAALIADYGHDGTKTDTFRGFCGHKLHDVLIAPGTADLTADVDFSYLRRMAQGKVASLGPIQQQTFLKNMGIDVRLKVLLDKSDEPSLRQQLLQGYDMLMNPKEMGERFNFFALLPHQRLHDDNLRRTKVVQEVSVHNMKSFLAEVSSLITKDLLPCHLDWEP from the exons ATGAGCGTCCTCGTGAGGGCCGGCGTCTGGCCGCTGAGAGCCGCGCGCGCAG TCATTCCGTGTTTTTGGAGAGGAAAGTACTTCAGCTCCGGGAAGGAACCTGCAGAAAACAACCTGGTGACTCCTATGCTGCGACATCTTATATACAAAATTAAGTCTACTGGTCCCATCACCGTGGCCGAGTACATGAAGGAGGTCTTGACCAACCCAGCCAAG gGATATTATGTGCACCGTGACATGCTAGGAGAAGAAGGAGATTTTATTACTTCACCTGAAATAAGTCAGATCTTTGGGGAG CTTCTAGGAATATGGTTCATTAGTGAATGGATAGCCACTGGAAAAACTGCAGCTTTCCAACTGGTGGAACTGGGCCCAGGCAGGGGTACCCTCTCAGGAGATATTTTGAGG gtgtTTAGTCAGCTTGGATCTGTGCTGAAAAACTGTGACATTTCAGTACATCTGGTAGAGGTGAGCCAAAAATTAAGTGAGATTCAAGCATTAACATTGACTGAAGAGAAGGTCCCATTAGAGCGAGATGCTGGAGCCCCAGTATACATGAAAGGTGCCACTAAGTCTGGAATTCCAATTTCCTGGTACCGAGATCTGCAGGATATTCCAAAAG gGTTCAGCTTTTATCTTGCACATGAATTTTTTGATGTTCTTCCTGTGCATAAGTTTCAG AAGACACCACATGGATGGCGAGAGGTCCTCATTGATATTGATCCACATGTGTCTGATAAGCTGAGGTTTGTTTTGGCACCTTGTGCCACCCCAGCAGAAGCCTTCATACAA TGTGATGAAACAAGGGATCACGTGGAAGTGTGTCCTGATGCAGGTGTTATTATTCAGGAACTTTCTGAACGCATTGCAGTAACTGGAGGTGCTGCTCTGATTGCTGATTATGGTCATGATGGAACGAAGACCGATACCTTCAGA GGGTTTTGTGGCCACAAGCTTCACGATGTCCTGATTGCCCCAGGAACAGCAGACCTAACAGCTGACGTGGACTTCAGTTACTTGCGCCGAATGGCACAGGGAAAAGTAGCTTCTCTGGGTCCAATACaacagcaaacatttttaaaaaatatgggcATTGATGTCCGGCTGAAg gttcttttaGATAAATCAGATGAACCATCATTGAGGCAGCAGTTACTTCAGGGATATGATATGTTAATGAACCCTAAGGAGATGGGAGAAAGATTTAACTTTTTTGCCTTGCTACCTCATCAGAGACTTCATG